The proteins below come from a single Oxyura jamaicensis isolate SHBP4307 breed ruddy duck chromosome 1, BPBGC_Ojam_1.0, whole genome shotgun sequence genomic window:
- the REV1 gene encoding DNA repair protein REV1 isoform X7, whose translation MNGGDFNQTVLSMAEIASCSYEARQVGIKNGMFFGQAKKLCPNLQAVSYDFDAYKEVAQTVYEILASYTHNIEAVSCDEALVDITEILTETRLTPDEFANAIRTEIKAQTKCTASVGMGSNILLARMATRKAKPDGQYHLKPEEVDDFIRGQLVTSLPGVGRTMESKLASLGIRTCGDLQCASMSKLQKEFGPKTGQMLYRFCRGLDDRPVRTEKERKSVSAEINYGIRFTQPKEAEAFLLSLSEEIQRRLEAAGMKGKRLTLKIMVRKAGAPVEPAKYGGHGICDNIARTVTLDHATDSAKIIGKETLNMFHTMKLNISDMRGVGIQVQQLVPISKSTSAHSAVQSGHLPGGSHSVIDLFHVQKAKKCSEEEHKEVFVAAMDLEISSDSRTCTFLPSRGTHLTSGLNSNVNKTESAVKCNGLHTPISVKSRLNLSIEVPSASQLDKSVLEALPPDLREQVEQIYTIQQGETYGESKKEPINGCSTALLSQPVGTVLLQVPELQEPNANMGINVIALPAFSQVDPEVFAALPAELQAELRDAYDQRQKQPEQQPANTFVSRNPCLHLKQATTKNKKKIRKKNPVSPVKKIQSPLKNKLLGSPAKNMPATSGSPQKLIDSFLKQEGTAAQQLEAVPSTSDCSGPLALQTEQPGSFKPQAPNLAGAVEFNDVKTLLKEWITTISDPMEEDILQVVKYCTDLIEEKDLEKLDLVVKYMKRLMQSSVESVWNMAFDFILDNVQVVLQQTYGSTLKVI comes from the exons GTGTCCAAATCTTCAAGCAGTTTCGTATGATTTTGATGCGTACAAAGAAGTTGCACAGACAGTGTATGAAATACTCGCAAG CTATACTCATAACATCGAAGCAGTCAGTTGTGATGAAGCACTAGTAGATATCACTGAAATCCTTACAGAGACCAGATTGACTCCTGATGAGTTTGCAAATGCTATCCGCACCGAAATCAAAGCCCAAACTAAATGCACTGCTTCTGTTGGGATGG gtTCAAATATTCTGCTGGCCAGAATGGCAACTCGTAAAGCAAAACCAGATGGACAGTATCACTTAAAACCAGAAGAAGTGGATGATTTTATCAGAGGTCAACTTGTTACCAGTCTTCCAG GAGTTGGCAGGACGATGGAATCTAAGCTGGCTTCTTTGGGAATTAGAACCTGTGGAGATCTTCAATGTGCTTCAATGtcaaaactgcaaaaagaatTTGGTCCGAAAACAGGACAAATGCTCTACAGGTTTTGTCGTGGTTTAGATGATCGACCTGTTcggacagaaaaagaaagaaaatctgtctcAGCAGAAATCAATTATGGAATTAGGTTTACCCAG CCTAAGGAAGCAGAGGCCTTCCTTCTGAGCCTCTCAGAAGAAATCCAACGTAGACTTGAAGCTGCTGGTATGAAGGGTAAACGATTGACCCTTAAGATTATGGTCAGAAAGGCCGGGGCACCAGTGGAGCCTGCAAAATATGGAGGTCATGGAATCTGTGATAATATTGCCAG gactGTGACTCTAGACCATGCAACAGACAGtgcaaaaataattggaaaagaAACTCTAAATATGTTTCACACAATGAAACTGAACATATCTGATATGCGAGGG GTTGGAATTCAGGTACAGCAGTTAGTTCCCATCAGTAAAAGCACTTCAGCTCATTCAGCGGTACAATCTGGACACTTACCTGGTGGATCACATTCAGTTATTGATCTCTTTCAcgttcagaaagcaaaaaagtgCTCAGAAGAAGAACATAAGGAAG TATTTGTTGCTGCTATGGACCTTGAAATATCTTCTGATTCAAGAACTTGCACTTTTCTTCCGTCTCGTGGTACCCATCTCACATCTGGTCTCAATTCTAATGTTAACAAGACTGAGTCTGCTGTCAAATGCAATGGCTTGCATACTCCTATCAGCGTAAAATCCAGGCTTAATTTGAGTATTGAGGTTCCTTCTGCTTCCCAG CTAGATAAGTCTGTGCTAGAAGCTCTGCCACCTGATCTTCGAGAACAAGTAGAGCAAATATACACCATTCAGCAAGGAGAGACTTATGGAGAGAGCAAAAAAGAGCCAATAAATGGATGTAGCACTGCACTTCTCTCACAACCAGTTGGAACAGTGCTTTTACAAGTACCAGAGCTCCAAGAACCAAATGCCAATATGGGAATTAACGTAATTGCCTTGCCAGCTTTCTCACAG GTGGACCCTGAGGTTTTTGCTGCGCTACCTGCTGAGTTGCaagcagaactgagagatgcaTACGATCAAAGGCAAAAGCAACCAGAGCAGCAACCTGCTAACACTTTTG TATCCAGAAATCCTTGTCTACACCTGAAGCAAGCAACAAcgaaaaacaagaaaaaaatcaggaaaaaaaatccagtcagTCCTGTAAAAAAGATTCAGagtcctttgaaaaacaaactccTGGGTAGCCCTGCAAAAAACATGCCAGCTACATCTGGAAGCCCACAGAAGCTAATAGATAGCTTTTTGAAACAGGAAGGAACAGCTGCTCAG cagctggaagcaGTTCCATCAACTTCGGATTGTTCAGGCCCATTAGCTCTGCAGACTGAACAGCCTGGTTCATTCAAGCCACAGGCACCCAACCTAGCTGGAGCTGTTGAATTCAATGATGTAAAGACGTTGTTGAAAGAATGGATAACAACTATTTCAG atcCTATGGAAGAAGACATTCTACAGGTTGTGAAGTATTGTACTGAtctaatagaagaaaaagatttggAAAAGTTAGATCTGGTGgttaaatacatgaaaag gTTAATGCAATCATCTGTGGAATCAGTTTGGAATATGGCATTTGACTTCATTCTTGACAATGTTCAGGTAGTTTTACAACAAACTTACGGAAGCACATTAAAAGTTATCTGA